A single genomic interval of Microbacterium sp. zg-Y1090 harbors:
- a CDS encoding glycoside hydrolase family 6 protein — translation MALIALGVVVVLGGLAAVGIGVTRFAQALGAQPPAVGTVVQTQSGSAAARAAKDPSATPQQRAAADYLAAQPTAYWLTPERDPIGQVWNRIAALAAEAREQDAALAVVVYGLPGRDCGSFSAGGLDEDDYATWTGEIGKALANARDLQRIVVLEPDSLALAPECGNLADRTRQLGGAVDRLAGDNTWIYLDGGHATWHPPAVMAGILTQTGLLDRVRGFATNVSNYNAADAEFDYAHALAAELGGGHALIDTSRSGAGSDGVWCNASGRLIGEPGGTFGDEVVDTNLWIKPPGESDGSCNGGPPAGQWWADAAVELSRDAR, via the coding sequence GTGGCCCTCATCGCGCTCGGCGTCGTCGTCGTGCTGGGCGGTCTCGCCGCCGTCGGGATCGGGGTGACGCGATTCGCGCAGGCGCTCGGCGCGCAGCCGCCGGCGGTGGGCACCGTCGTGCAGACGCAATCCGGCTCCGCGGCCGCGCGGGCCGCGAAGGACCCTTCGGCCACCCCGCAACAGCGCGCCGCTGCGGACTACCTCGCCGCGCAGCCGACCGCCTACTGGCTGACGCCGGAGCGTGACCCGATCGGCCAGGTCTGGAACCGGATCGCCGCCCTCGCCGCCGAAGCCCGGGAACAGGACGCCGCGCTCGCCGTGGTCGTCTACGGCCTGCCCGGACGGGACTGCGGCAGCTTCTCGGCCGGCGGTCTCGACGAGGACGACTACGCCACGTGGACGGGCGAGATCGGCAAGGCTCTGGCGAACGCGCGCGACCTGCAGCGCATCGTCGTGCTCGAGCCGGACAGCCTCGCGCTCGCCCCCGAGTGCGGCAACCTCGCGGACCGCACCCGGCAGCTCGGCGGCGCCGTCGACCGGCTGGCGGGCGACAACACCTGGATCTACCTCGACGGCGGTCACGCCACCTGGCATCCGCCGGCGGTGATGGCGGGCATCCTCACCCAGACGGGACTGCTCGACCGGGTGCGCGGCTTCGCCACCAACGTGTCGAACTACAACGCGGCCGACGCGGAGTTCGACTACGCGCACGCGCTGGCCGCCGAACTCGGCGGAGGTCATGCGCTCATCGACACCTCGCGCAGCGGCGCCGGGTCGGATGGTGTCTGGTGCAACGCCTCGGGGCGCCTCATCGGCGAGCCGGGCGGGACGTTCGGCGACGAGGTCGTCGACACCAACCTGTGGATCAAGCCCCCGGGCGAGAGCGACGGCTCCTGCAACGGCGGCCCGCCGGCCGGGCAGTGGTGGGCGGATGCCGCGGTGGAGCTCAGCCGCGACGCGCGCTGA